Proteins encoded within one genomic window of Hermetia illucens chromosome 2, iHerIll2.2.curated.20191125, whole genome shotgun sequence:
- the LOC119648525 gene encoding basic helix-loop-helix neural transcription factor TAP — MSSSYSSLDDGSFEFHDDSSFDSGFEKTFETEFNYTPRKLFFDEIQYDQTKLSPQSTHTKSSSAEEAFAPKIGVQTSTPKKTEAKPKRKYAVGQNRMTRARSPTQILRIKKHRRMKANDRERNRMHTLNEALERLRLALPTLPEDTKLTKIETLRFAHNYIFALEQVLESGGSIHLDLEKLQSVTLSGERFTKELFDAVFLNPNPYHPMGPEFSSGDLYSSMRQYGITMQESATPNVNFNHQNYQLYKSTFEAALNSGYTPSQTSSGYHGHPAVNRTSGNYHQQHHLPSQYSTGETTPKAQQPLGYHQNSSFYTQTPPWKDFNEQMVNTYDQYHHF, encoded by the coding sequence ATGTCCtcaagttatagcagtttagaTGATGGATCATTCGAGTTCCATGATGATTCGTCCTTTGATAGTGGATTCGAGAAGACATTCGAAACGGAATTCAATTATACTCCAAGGAAGCTCTTCTTCGACGAAATACAATATGACCAGACCAAACTAAGTCCGCAAAGTACCCATACTAAAAGTTCATCTGCAGAGGAAGCTTTTGCACCTAAAATCGGCGTACAGACATCAACTCCAAAGAAAACAGAAGCGAAACCTAAACGAAAATATGCTGTCGGTCAGAACCGGATGACGCGGGCTCGAAGCCCAACACAAATCTTAAGAATAAAGAAACACAGACGAATGAAAGCGAACGATCGTGAACGAAATCGAATGCATACATTGAATGAAGCATTAGAGCGACTGCGGTTGGCCTTACCAACTTTACCAGAAGACACAAAGCTGACAAAAATTGAAACCCTAAGGTTCGCGCATAACTACATATTCGCCTTGGAGCAAGTCTTAGAAAGTGGCGGCTCAATAcatctggatctagaaaaactACAAAGTGTCACCCTTAGTGGAGAACGATTTACGAAAGAGTTGTTTGATGCGGTTTTCTTAAACCCGAATCCTTATCATCCAATGGGGCCTGAATTTTCTTCAGGCGATTTATATAGTAGTATGAGACAATACGGGATAACGATGCAAGAGTCAGCTACCCCAAATGTTAATTTCAACCATCAGAACTATCAGCTTTATAAAAGTACCTTCGAAGCAGCTTTAAATTCAGGATATACACCATCGCAAACAAGCAGCGGATACCACGGACATCCAGCTGTAAATAGGACCAGTGGGAACTACCATCAGCAACATCATCTTCCTAGCCAATACTCAACAGGAGAAACAACTCCAAAAGCCCAACAACCGTTGGGATATCATCAGAATAGCAGCTTTTATACACAGACGCCACCCTGGAAGGATTTTAACGAACAAATGGTTAATACCTACGATCAATATCATCACTTTTAG